A single window of Helicobacter pylori DNA harbors:
- the arsS gene encoding acid-sensing histidine kinase ArsS translates to MRFSIFFKVVALFMITLFSFGAFAYYFVSSQISHEKYQNEMRHYQFVTTINEILNNYSDYRAIEDYLYKIGFRETTIENLEKVLAKRRHQLHHRNIGYAEVFKFSDMVFILLKKDEHFVLYKDLHSVSYRNYFLAITVGLLLILFLFLFVLQSLLPLRELRSQVKRFAQGDKSVSCKSKQKDEIGDLANEFDNCIQKINAMNESRVLFLRSIMHELRTPITKGKILSSMLKEELSCKRFSSIFDHLNMLIEQFARIEQLASKNYGSNKEKFLMSDLIDKIEKMLLIDMDKKSPIHVSSSNYIIEADFELFAIALKNMVDNAIKYSDDKQVFLDFIGNDLVVSNKSKPLKEDFEKYLQPYFKSSNPSQAHGFGLGMYIIKNALEAMGLNLSYHYSNGRICFTIHDCVFNSFYDLEEDNEELPPPPPENLREVSAMMGIEKANCGVKEKQKERTCSND, encoded by the coding sequence TTGCGTTTCTCTATCTTTTTTAAGGTTGTCGCTTTGTTTATGATAACGCTCTTTAGTTTTGGAGCGTTCGCTTACTATTTCGTGTCTTCTCAAATCAGTCACGAAAAATATCAAAACGAAATGCGCCATTACCAGTTTGTTACCACTATCAATGAAATTTTAAATAACTACTCTGATTATAGAGCCATAGAAGATTACCTCTATAAAATTGGTTTTAGAGAAACCACGATAGAAAATTTAGAAAAGGTTTTAGCCAAAAGACGCCACCAGTTGCACCACAGGAATATTGGGTATGCGGAAGTGTTTAAATTCAGCGATATGGTTTTTATCCTTTTAAAAAAGGATGAACATTTTGTGCTTTATAAAGATTTGCATTCGGTTTCTTATAGGAATTATTTCTTAGCGATTACAGTGGGTTTATTATTGATTTTATTCCTCTTTTTATTTGTTTTGCAGAGTTTGTTGCCCTTAAGAGAGTTAAGATCCCAAGTGAAACGCTTCGCTCAAGGGGATAAAAGCGTGAGTTGTAAAAGCAAGCAAAAAGATGAAATAGGGGATCTGGCTAACGAATTTGACAATTGCATCCAAAAAATCAACGCGATGAATGAGTCTCGGGTTTTATTCTTGCGCTCTATCATGCATGAACTACGCACCCCTATCACTAAGGGCAAGATACTAAGCTCTATGCTCAAAGAAGAGCTGTCTTGCAAACGCTTTTCATCTATATTTGATCACTTGAACATGCTGATTGAGCAATTTGCCCGCATTGAGCAGCTCGCTTCCAAAAATTATGGGAGCAATAAAGAAAAATTTTTAATGAGCGATTTGATCGATAAAATTGAAAAAATGCTTTTAATTGATATGGATAAAAAAAGCCCTATCCATGTATCCTCTTCCAATTACATCATTGAAGCGGATTTTGAATTGTTTGCTATAGCGTTAAAAAACATGGTGGATAATGCGATCAAATACAGCGATGACAAACAGGTGTTTTTGGATTTCATCGGCAATGATTTGGTGGTGTCTAATAAAAGCAAACCTTTAAAAGAAGATTTTGAAAAGTATTTGCAACCCTACTTTAAATCTTCTAACCCCAGCCAAGCCCATGGTTTTGGGTTGGGCATGTATATCATTAAAAACGCTTTAGAGGCTATGGGGTTGAATTTGAGCTATCATTACAGCAATGGGAGAATTTGTTTCACTATCCATGATTGCGTTTTTAATAGTTTTTACGATTTAGAAGAGGACAATGAAGAGCTACCCCCCCCCCCCCCCGAAAATTTGAGAGAGGTGAGCGCAATGATGGGGATAGAAAAAGCCAATTGTGGGGTTAAAGAAAAACAAAAAGAGAGAACATGTTCAAACGATTGA
- a CDS encoding tetratricopeptide repeat protein → MPLETITLARIYEEQGFFEEALQIYTNILKKTPNHAEALKQMKRLEKIQKNGAPFKHDAILERHYLNFIKGDCLSVENLEKWLVEWN, encoded by the coding sequence ATGCCCTTAGAAACTATCACGCTCGCTCGTATTTACGAAGAACAAGGGTTTTTTGAAGAAGCGTTGCAAATTTATACTAATATTTTAAAAAAAACCCCTAACCATGCAGAGGCGTTAAAGCAAATGAAGCGTTTGGAAAAAATCCAAAAAAATGGCGCTCCTTTCAAACATGATGCAATACTAGAGCGGCACTATTTAAATTTTATCAAAGGGGATTGTTTGAGCGTTGAGAATTTAGAAAAATGGCTGGTAGAATGGAATTGA
- the cbf2 gene encoding peptidylprolyl isomerase CBF2, with product MKKNILNLALVGALSASFLMAKSAHNANNATHNTKKTTDSSAGVLATVDGRPITKSDFDMIKQRNPNFDFDKLKEKEKEALIEQAIRTALVENEAKTEKLDSTPEFKAMMEAVKKQALVEFWAKKQAEEVKKVQIPEKEMQDFYNANKDQLFVKQEAHARHILVKTEDEAKRIISEIDKQPKAKKEAKFIELANRDTIDPNSKNAQNGGDLGKFQKNQMAPDFSKAAFALIPGDYTKTPVKTEFGYHIIYLISKDSPVTYTYEQAKPTIKGMLQEKLFQERMNQRIEELRKHAKIVINK from the coding sequence ATGAAAAAAAATATCTTAAATTTAGCGTTAGTGGGCGCGTTGAGCGCGTCGTTTTTGATGGCTAAGTCGGCTCATAATGCGAATAACGCTACACATAACACGAAAAAAACGACTGATTCTTCAGCAGGCGTGTTAGCGACAGTGGATGGCAGGCCTATCACCAAAAGCGATTTTGACATGATTAAGCAACGAAATCCTAATTTTGATTTTGACAAGCTTAAAGAGAAAGAAAAAGAAGCCTTGATTGAGCAAGCCATCCGCACCGCACTTGTAGAAAATGAAGCTAAAACCGAGAAATTGGACAGCACTCCAGAATTTAAAGCGATGATGGAAGCGGTTAAAAAACAGGCTTTAGTGGAATTTTGGGCTAAAAAACAGGCTGAAGAAGTGAAAAAAGTCCAAATCCCAGAAAAAGAAATGCAGGATTTTTACAACGCTAATAAAGATCAGCTTTTTGTCAAGCAAGAAGCCCATGCTAGGCATATTTTAGTGAAAACCGAAGATGAGGCTAAACGGATTATTTCTGAGATTGACAAACAGCCAAAGGCTAAAAAAGAAGCCAAATTCATTGAGTTAGCCAATCGGGATACGATTGATCCTAACAGCAAGAACGCGCAAAATGGCGGTGATTTAGGGAAATTCCAGAAAAACCAAATGGCTCCGGATTTTTCTAAAGCCGCTTTCGCTCTAATTCCTGGGGATTACACTAAAACCCCTGTTAAAACGGAGTTTGGTTATCATATTATTTATTTGATTTCAAAAGACAGCCCTGTAACTTATACTTATGAGCAAGCCAAACCCACCATTAAGGGGATGTTACAAGAAAAGCTTTTCCAAGAACGCATGAATCAACGAATCGAGGAATTAAGGAAGCACGCTAAAATTGTTATCAACAAGTAG
- a CDS encoding CiaD-like domain-containing protein → MELKNIISETLNEIEKMAKTIDNNFDAAQKTPSFFKTPPNLQNAKNAETPPMSNTEPKNAAKIETQEKIAEENTEEKEEEAPEIITEEIAQENPTQVLISSERVFLKSLLERTLVLFQGMQALEEKDALKRLDLVARFLQYQLSVLEKRLESLERENTE, encoded by the coding sequence ATGGAATTGAAAAACATTATTTCAGAAACCCTTAATGAAATTGAAAAAATGGCTAAAACCATTGATAATAACTTTGATGCGGCGCAAAAAACGCCCTCTTTTTTCAAAACGCCCCCCAATTTGCAAAACGCCAAAAACGCTGAAACGCCACCAATGAGTAACACGGAGCCAAAAAACGCTGCTAAAATAGAAACGCAAGAAAAAATCGCAGAAGAAAATACAGAAGAAAAAGAAGAAGAGGCGCCAGAAATCATTACAGAAGAAATCGCGCAAGAAAACCCCACGCAAGTGTTAATTTCAAGCGAGAGGGTTTTTTTAAAAAGCTTATTAGAAAGAACCTTAGTGTTGTTTCAAGGCATGCAAGCTTTAGAAGAAAAAGACGCGCTGAAGCGTTTGGATTTAGTGGCGCGTTTCTTGCAATACCAATTGAGCGTGCTTGAAAAACGATTAGAATCTTTGGAGCGAGAAAACACAGAGTGA
- the prfB gene encoding peptide chain release factor 2 → MDNYTYSELLKSLQNKCDNIALIIKPERIKQELERIEKEQEDPNFWQDVLKARDTNKEKVRLNRLLETYQKTKDSLDESVELFELAQNDNDEITLSLLYEEAPTLEHSVQKVEIEIMLSGENDASNAIITIQPGAGGTESQDWASILYRMYLRWAERRGFKSEILDYQDGEEAGIKGVAFIIKGENAYGYLKNENGVHRLVRISPFDANAKRHTSFASVQISPELDDDIDIEIDEKDVRYDYYRASGAGGQHVNKTESAVRITHFPTGIVVQCQNDRSQHKNKASALKMLKSKLYELELEKQQSSTKNEEKSEIGWGHQIRSYVLAPYQQVKDARSNIAYSNVEAILDGDIDAILEGVLIAKA, encoded by the coding sequence GTGGATAACTACACCTATAGCGAATTGTTAAAAAGCTTGCAAAACAAATGCGATAATATCGCTTTAATCATCAAGCCTGAAAGGATCAAACAAGAATTAGAACGCATTGAAAAAGAGCAAGAAGACCCTAATTTTTGGCAAGATGTTTTAAAGGCTAGAGACACCAATAAAGAAAAAGTACGCTTGAACCGCTTGCTAGAAACCTATCAAAAAACGAAAGATTCTCTAGATGAAAGCGTGGAATTGTTTGAACTCGCTCAAAACGATAACGATGAGATTACTTTATCCTTACTTTATGAAGAGGCTCCTACTTTAGAACACAGCGTCCAAAAAGTGGAAATTGAAATCATGCTAAGCGGTGAAAACGACGCCTCAAACGCTATTATCACCATTCAGCCTGGAGCGGGGGGGACTGAAAGCCAGGATTGGGCGAGCATTTTGTATCGCATGTATTTGAGGTGGGCAGAAAGAAGAGGCTTTAAAAGCGAGATTTTAGATTACCAAGATGGCGAAGAAGCGGGCATTAAAGGGGTCGCCTTTATCATTAAGGGCGAAAACGCTTATGGCTATTTGAAAAATGAAAACGGGGTGCATAGGCTTGTAAGGATTTCGCCCTTTGATGCGAACGCCAAACGGCACACGAGTTTTGCGAGCGTGCAAATTAGCCCTGAATTGGACGATGATATTGATATAGAAATTGATGAAAAAGATGTCCGTTATGATTATTACAGAGCCAGTGGGGCAGGCGGTCAGCATGTCAATAAAACAGAAAGCGCGGTTAGAATCACGCATTTCCCTACCGGTATTGTGGTGCAATGCCAAAACGACAGGAGCCAACATAAAAACAAGGCGAGCGCGCTAAAAATGCTTAAATCCAAACTTTATGAATTGGAATTAGAAAAGCAGCAAAGCAGCACCAAAAATGAAGAAAAAAGCGAGATCGGTTGGGGGCATCAAATAAGAAGCTATGTTTTAGCCCCTTACCAGCAAGTCAAAGACGCACGCTCCAATATTGCTTATAGCAATGTGGAAGCGATACTAGATGGCGATATTGATGCGATTTTAGAGGGCGTTTTGATTGCTAAAGCTTAA
- a CDS encoding peptidase U32 family protein: MNQVELLSPAGNLKKLKIALNYGADAVYGGVSHFSLRNRASKEFTLETFKEGIDYAHALDKKVYATINGFPFNSQLKLLEEHIHKMAELEPDAFIIAAPGVVKLALKIAPHIPIHLSTQANVLNLLDAQVFYDLGVKRIVCARELSLNDAIEIKKALPDLELEIFVHGSMCFAFSGRCLISALQKGRVPNRGSCANDCRFDYEYYVKNPDNGVMMRLVEEEGVGTHIFNAKDLNLSGHIAEILSSNAISALKIEGRTKSSYYAAQTTRIYRLAVDDFYHNTLKPSFYASELNTLKNRGFTDGYLMRRPFERLDTQNHQTAISEGDFQVNGEITEDGRFFACKFTTTTNIAYEIIAPKNAAITPIVNEIGKIYTFEKRSYLVLYKILLENNTELETIHSGNVNLVRLPAPLPAFSFLRTQVESKNGV; the protein is encoded by the coding sequence TTGAACCAAGTTGAATTACTCTCTCCAGCCGGTAATTTAAAAAAACTTAAAATCGCTCTCAACTATGGGGCCGATGCGGTTTATGGGGGAGTGAGCCATTTTTCTTTACGCAATCGCGCGAGCAAAGAATTCACTCTAGAGACCTTTAAAGAAGGGATTGACTACGCCCATGCGCTGGATAAAAAAGTCTATGCCACGATCAATGGTTTCCCTTTCAATTCACAGCTCAAACTTTTAGAAGAACACATTCATAAAATGGCAGAGCTAGAGCCAGACGCCTTTATTATCGCTGCGCCTGGAGTGGTGAAACTCGCTTTAAAAATCGCTCCGCATATTCCCATCCATTTATCCACGCAAGCGAATGTCTTAAATTTGCTAGATGCGCAAGTGTTTTATGATTTAGGGGTTAAACGCATTGTGTGCGCGAGGGAATTGAGCCTGAATGATGCGATTGAGATTAAAAAAGCCTTACCCGATTTGGAATTAGAAATCTTTGTGCATGGGAGCATGTGCTTTGCCTTTTCAGGGCGTTGCTTGATTTCGGCCTTACAAAAGGGGCGCGTGCCTAATAGAGGGAGTTGCGCGAATGATTGCCGGTTTGATTATGAATATTATGTGAAAAACCCTGATAACGGCGTGATGATGAGATTGGTTGAAGAAGAGGGCGTAGGCACGCATATTTTTAACGCTAAAGATTTGAATCTCTCTGGTCATATCGCTGAAATTTTAAGCTCCAACGCCATTAGCGCGCTCAAGATTGAAGGGCGCACCAAGTCCAGTTACTACGCCGCGCAAACCACGCGCATCTATCGTTTAGCGGTTGATGATTTTTACCATAACACCCTTAAGCCGAGTTTTTATGCTAGCGAATTGAACACGCTTAAAAACAGGGGTTTTACGGACGGCTATTTGATGCGAAGACCTTTTGAAAGGTTGGATACTCAAAACCACCAAACAGCCATCAGCGAAGGGGATTTTCAAGTCAATGGCGAAATCACCGAAGACGGGCGTTTTTTTGCATGCAAATTCACCACTACCACTAACATAGCTTATGAAATCATCGCCCCCAAAAATGCGGCTATCACGCCCATAGTCAATGAAATTGGCAAGATTTACACCTTTGAAAAACGCTCTTATTTAGTGCTGTATAAAATCCTTTTAGAAAATAACACCGAGTTAGAAACTATCCATAGCGGGAATGTGAATTTAGTGCGACTGCCCGCACCCTTACCAGCTTTTAGTTTTTTGCGCACCCAAGTAGAGTCTAAAAATGGCGTTTAG
- a CDS encoding EI24 domain-containing protein → MVLFLSIFKKSFNDFLSTRMLLINLGPILLSLAFFGAIFYYNGGSIVGYCQTLLPQSLNDYSHSQGFFAGVFTWVFKALVYFLIFWIVILLSLVINIFASIFYTPLVVSYLHQKYYPHVVLEEFGSILFSVKYFLKSLIFMLLFLAVLTPFYFIPFIGVFGVFFSIIAHFLFFKNTMSLDIASMIFNHQSYQNLLKQHRLKHYRFSFFCYLFSLIPFFNFFATLLQTLMLAHYFFIFKEKEC, encoded by the coding sequence ATGGTTTTGTTTCTATCCATTTTTAAAAAAAGTTTTAATGATTTTTTAAGCACTAGAATGCTTTTAATCAATCTTGGCCCTATCCTTTTGAGTTTGGCGTTTTTTGGAGCTATCTTTTATTACAATGGCGGGAGTATTGTGGGTTATTGCCAAACTTTATTACCGCAATCTTTGAATGATTATTCCCATTCTCAAGGCTTTTTTGCTGGTGTGTTCACATGGGTTTTTAAAGCGTTAGTGTATTTTCTTATTTTTTGGATCGTGATTCTTTTGAGTTTAGTCATCAATATTTTTGCGTCTATTTTTTACACCCCTTTAGTGGTTTCTTATTTGCACCAAAAATATTATCCCCATGTCGTTTTAGAAGAATTTGGCTCTATCCTTTTTTCTGTTAAATATTTTTTAAAATCGCTCATTTTTATGCTTTTATTCTTAGCGGTTTTAACGCCCTTTTATTTCATTCCCTTTATAGGGGTCTTTGGGGTCTTTTTTTCTATAATTGCGCATTTTCTTTTTTTCAAAAACACCATGAGTTTGGATATAGCCAGCATGATTTTTAATCATCAAAGCTATCAAAACCTACTCAAACAGCACCGATTGAAGCACTATCGTTTTTCGTTTTTTTGCTATCTTTTTTCCTTAATCCCTTTTTTTAATTTTTTTGCCACCTTATTGCAAACCCTAATGCTAGCGCACTACTTTTTTATCTTTAAAGAGAAAGAATGCTAG
- the cheZ gene encoding protein phosphatase CheZ encodes MTQEELDALMNGGDLENLEALEAKEETKEPTKEKEETKESKESSSEKMTVKKEDAEKYGKISPNEWPPPPPTEEHKVVHQLDDVTRDSEVKATQIFDQLDLIGSSAEKIAKMVKKIQEPLQKHQEIFDNLHGHFPHVESFKTALNEQQEILNALKSIEEEAANCSDSSMQAMDIMQFQDIHRQKIERVVNVMRALSQYMNSLFEGKIDDSKRVSSATFITGDDDKDLASADDIEALIASFGAK; translated from the coding sequence ATGACACAAGAAGAATTAGACGCTTTGATGAATGGTGGCGATTTGGAAAACTTGGAAGCCCTAGAGGCTAAAGAAGAGACTAAAGAGCCAACTAAAGAGAAAGAAGAAACTAAAGAATCCAAAGAAAGTTCTAGTGAAAAAATGACCGTCAAAAAAGAGGACGCTGAGAAATACGGCAAGATTAGCCCCAATGAATGGCCTCCCCCTCCCCCCACTGAAGAGCATAAGGTCGTGCATCAATTAGATGATGTTACAAGAGATTCTGAAGTGAAAGCCACGCAAATTTTTGATCAATTGGATTTGATCGGATCTAGCGCTGAAAAGATCGCTAAAATGGTTAAAAAAATCCAAGAACCTTTGCAAAAACACCAAGAAATTTTTGACAATTTGCATGGCCATTTCCCCCATGTGGAATCTTTTAAAACCGCGCTCAACGAGCAACAAGAAATCCTAAACGCCCTTAAAAGCATTGAAGAAGAAGCCGCTAATTGCTCTGATAGCTCCATGCAAGCGATGGATATTATGCAGTTTCAAGACATCCACCGCCAAAAAATTGAACGAGTGGTTAATGTCATGCGAGCGCTCAGCCAATACATGAATTCGCTTTTTGAAGGCAAAATTGATGATTCTAAGCGCGTGAGTTCAGCGACTTTTATCACCGGCGATGACGATAAAGATTTAGCCAGCGCTGATGATATTGAAGCCTTGATCGCTTCTTTTGGAGCCAAATAG
- the fliR gene encoding flagellar biosynthetic protein FliR codes for MLDFIQELSTPHVRDFFLLFLRVSGVLSFFPFFENHLVPLSVRGALSLYVSAIFYPTLEFSNAAYTPEGFIIACLCELFLGVCASVFLQIVFASLVFATDSISFSMGLTMASAYDPISGSQKPIVGQALLLLAILILLDLSFHHQIILFVDHSLRAVPLGQFVFEPALAKNIVKAFSHLFVIGFSMAFPILCLVLLSDIIFGMIMKTHPQFNLLAIGFPVKIAIGFVGIILIASAIMGRFKEEISLAFSTISKIF; via the coding sequence ATGCTAGATTTTATTCAAGAGCTTAGCACCCCCCATGTTAGGGATTTTTTCTTGTTGTTTTTAAGGGTTAGCGGCGTGCTGTCTTTTTTCCCTTTTTTTGAAAACCATTTAGTGCCTTTGTCGGTGCGTGGGGCTTTGAGCTTGTATGTGAGTGCGATTTTTTACCCCACTTTAGAGTTTTCAAACGCCGCTTACACGCCAGAGGGTTTTATCATCGCTTGCTTATGCGAATTGTTTTTAGGGGTGTGTGCGTCTGTCTTTTTACAGATCGTTTTTGCAAGCTTAGTGTTTGCAACCGATAGCATCAGCTTTTCTATGGGGCTTACGATGGCGAGCGCGTATGATCCCATTTCAGGATCGCAAAAACCCATTGTGGGGCAAGCCCTTTTATTGTTAGCGATTTTAATTTTATTGGATTTATCGTTCCACCATCAAATCATTTTGTTTGTGGATCACAGCTTAAGAGCCGTCCCTTTAGGGCAATTTGTCTTTGAGCCAGCGTTGGCTAAAAACATTGTCAAAGCCTTTTCGCACTTGTTTGTCATAGGGTTTTCTATGGCGTTCCCTATTTTATGCTTGGTGTTATTGAGCGATATTATTTTTGGCATGATCATGAAAACCCACCCTCAGTTCAACCTGCTCGCTATCGGGTTTCCGGTTAAAATTGCGATCGGGTTTGTGGGCATTATTTTAATCGCTTCGGCTATCATGGGGCGTTTTAAAGAAGAAATCAGCCTGGCCTTTAGCACCATTAGTAAAATCTTTTAA
- a CDS encoding molybdopterin molybdotransferase MoeA, which produces MISFKEALKIHSSIPLKPLEIEVVSLFESTGRILAEDIVCIHALPKFNQSAMDGYGFKMQDLGQKTQVIQHIFAGDDVSALEVKENECVKIMTGAMVPKGIETIIPIECMLESHENSALAPKDFKINANIRQKGENASLNSVLVPKNTRLNYGHIALIASQGFKEIKAFRKLKIALFSSGDELVPLGQNALECQVYDVNSVGVFNMLKNYNTHFLGVLKDDKDLQLKILELQDYDVILSSAGVSVGDKDFFKDALKEKNALFYYEKVNLKPGKPVTLAQLNQSIIIGLPGNPLSCLLVLRVLILPLLERLSLNKDFELKPFKAQINAPLKLKDKRAYLILGNYSNHQFIPYNNNRYESGAIQALARVDSIALIDEGVGLVQGEIEILRFEN; this is translated from the coding sequence ATGATTAGTTTTAAAGAAGCTCTAAAAATCCATTCTAGCATTCCCTTAAAACCCTTAGAAATAGAGGTTGTCTCTTTGTTTGAAAGCACAGGGCGTATTCTAGCAGAGGATATTGTTTGCATTCACGCTTTGCCTAAATTCAATCAAAGTGCAATGGATGGCTATGGGTTTAAAATGCAGGATTTAGGCCAAAAAACTCAAGTCATCCAACACATCTTTGCCGGAGATGATGTGAGCGCTTTAGAAGTTAAAGAGAATGAATGCGTTAAAATCATGACTGGAGCGATGGTGCCAAAGGGAATAGAAACGATTATCCCTATAGAATGCATGCTAGAAAGCCATGAAAATTCCGCTCTAGCTCCCAAAGATTTTAAAATAAACGCCAATATCCGTCAAAAGGGCGAAAACGCTTCTTTAAACAGCGTGTTAGTCCCTAAAAATACCCGTTTGAATTACGGGCATATCGCGCTCATTGCCTCTCAAGGGTTCAAAGAAATCAAAGCGTTTAGAAAATTAAAAATCGCTCTCTTTAGCAGCGGCGATGAATTAGTGCCTTTAGGGCAAAACGCCCTAGAATGCCAGGTTTATGATGTTAATTCAGTGGGTGTTTTTAACATGCTTAAAAACTACAACACGCATTTTCTAGGGGTTTTAAAAGACGATAAAGATTTACAACTTAAAATACTTGAATTACAAGATTATGATGTCATCCTTTCAAGCGCAGGGGTGAGCGTGGGGGATAAAGACTTTTTTAAAGACGCTTTGAAAGAAAAAAACGCCCTTTTTTATTACGAAAAAGTCAATCTCAAACCGGGAAAACCGGTAACTTTAGCCCAACTCAATCAAAGCATTATTATAGGCTTACCGGGTAATCCTTTGAGTTGCTTATTGGTTTTACGAGTTTTGATTCTACCCTTATTGGAGCGCTTATCTTTAAATAAAGACTTTGAATTAAAGCCCTTTAAGGCTCAAATCAATGCCCCTTTAAAGCTTAAAGACAAACGCGCGTATTTAATTTTAGGCAACTATTCAAACCACCAATTCATTCCTTACAACAACAACCGCTATGAATCAGGAGCGATTCAAGCCCTTGCGCGAGTGGATTCTATCGCTTTAATTGATGAAGGAGTGGGATTGGTTCAGGGCGAAATTGAAATTTTAAGGTTTGAAAATTAA
- a CDS encoding class II fructose-bisphosphate aldolase: protein MLVKGNEILLKAHKEGYGVGAFNFVNFEMLNAIFEAGNEENSPLFIQASEGAIKYMGIDMAVGMVKIMCERYPHIPVALHLDHGTTFESCEKAVKAGFTSVMIDASHHAFEENLELTSKVVKMAHNAGVSVEAELGRLMGIEDNISVDEKDAVLVNPKEAEQFVKESQVDYLAPAIGTSHGAFKFKGEPKLDFERLQEVKRLTNIPLVLHGASAIPDDVRKSYLDAGGDLKGSKGVPFEFLQESIKGGINKVNTDTDLRIAFIAEVRKVANEDKSQFDLRKFFSPAQLALKNVVKERMKLLGSANKI, encoded by the coding sequence ATGTTAGTTAAAGGCAATGAAATCTTATTGAAAGCCCATAAAGAAGGTTATGGGGTAGGGGCGTTTAATTTCGTGAATTTTGAAATGCTAAACGCTATTTTTGAAGCAGGAAACGAGGAAAATTCCCCGCTTTTCATTCAAGCGAGTGAAGGGGCGATCAAATACATGGGGATTGATATGGCAGTGGGCATGGTGAAAATCATGTGCGAACGCTACCCCCACATTCCTGTAGCCTTACACCTAGATCATGGGACGACTTTTGAAAGCTGCGAGAAAGCCGTGAAAGCGGGCTTCACTTCTGTGATGATTGACGCGTCTCATCATGCGTTTGAAGAAAATTTGGAATTGACTTCTAAAGTGGTCAAAATGGCGCATAACGCTGGAGTGAGCGTGGAAGCGGAGCTAGGGCGTTTAATGGGGATTGAAGACAATATTTCGGTGGATGAAAAGGATGCGGTGTTAGTGAATCCTAAAGAAGCGGAGCAGTTTGTCAAAGAATCTCAAGTGGATTACTTAGCCCCAGCCATTGGAACAAGCCATGGAGCGTTTAAGTTTAAGGGCGAGCCAAAATTGGATTTTGAACGCTTGCAAGAAGTCAAAAGACTCACTAATATCCCTTTAGTTTTGCATGGAGCGAGCGCGATACCAGATGATGTGAGAAAATCTTATTTGGACGCTGGAGGCGATTTGAAAGGCTCTAAGGGCGTGCCTTTTGAATTTTTACAAGAATCTATAAAAGGGGGGATCAATAAGGTCAATACCGACACGGACTTAAGGATCGCTTTCATCGCAGAAGTGCGCAAGGTGGCTAATGAAGATAAGAGCCAATTTGATTTGAGGAAGTTTTTTTCTCCGGCCCAATTAGCGCTTAAGAATGTGGTCAAAGAGCGCATGAAACTTTTGGGTAGTGCTAATAAAATTTAA
- the arsR gene encoding acid response regulator transcription factor ArsR: MIEVLMIEDDIELAEFLSEFLLQHGVHVTNYDEPYTGISAANTQNYDLLLLDLTLPNLDGLEVCKRISKQKHIPIIISSARSDVEDKIKALDYGADDYLPKPYDPKELLARIQSLLRRSHKKEEVSEPSDANIFRVDKDSREVYMHEKKLDLTRAEYEILSLLISKKGYVFSRESIAIESESINPESSNKSIDVIIGRLRSKIEKNPKQPQYIISVRGIGYKLEY; encoded by the coding sequence ATGATAGAAGTTTTAATGATAGAAGATGATATAGAATTAGCCGAGTTTTTGAGCGAGTTTTTGCTCCAACATGGCGTTCATGTAACCAATTACGATGAGCCATATACCGGCATTAGTGCGGCTAACACACAAAATTATGATTTGTTGTTATTGGATTTAACTTTGCCTAATTTAGACGGGCTTGAAGTGTGTAAGCGCATCTCCAAACAAAAACATATCCCTATTATTATTTCTTCAGCAAGAAGCGATGTGGAAGATAAGATTAAAGCGCTAGATTATGGGGCTGATGATTACCTCCCTAAACCCTATGATCCTAAAGAATTATTGGCTCGAATCCAGTCCTTACTCAGGCGTTCTCATAAAAAAGAAGAAGTGAGTGAGCCAAGCGATGCGAATATCTTTAGGGTGGATAAGGATAGCCGAGAAGTGTATATGCATGAAAAAAAGCTAGACTTAACTAGGGCTGAATATGAAATCCTTTCGCTTCTCATTAGCAAAAAAGGTTATGTGTTTAGCCGTGAAAGCATTGCGATTGAGAGCGAGAGCATCAACCCTGAAAGCTCTAATAAAAGCATTGATGTGATCATTGGCCGTTTGCGATCTAAGATTGAAAAAAATCCTAAACAACCGCAATACATCATCTCTGTTAGAGGGATTGGTTATAAATTAGAATACTGA